The Haloplanus salinarum genome includes a region encoding these proteins:
- a CDS encoding molybdopterin-dependent oxidoreductase → MTDRREVRGLTLHRRTFEPSRIKYPMVRKGWDPEDPSPEGRGEDEFERVSWDEAIDLIAEKMANLEDEKRFHVFNASKSDGLITRHGVGRRL, encoded by the coding sequence ATGACGGACCGACGGGAGGTGAGGGGGCTGACGCTCCACCGGCGCACGTTCGAGCCCTCGCGGATCAAGTATCCGATGGTCCGGAAGGGCTGGGACCCCGAGGACCCGAGCCCCGAGGGCCGCGGCGAGGACGAGTTCGAGCGTGTCTCCTGGGATGAAGCCATCGACCTGATCGCCGAGAAGATGGCGAACCTGGAGGACGAAAAGCGGTTCCACGTGTTCAACGCCAGCAAGTCCGACGGCCTGATCACGCGTCACGGGGTGGGCCGGCGGCTGTGA
- a CDS encoding CopD family protein: MATIDTAINATHLLFAGLWAGSVLFVARGLLPAARDGDIDAAPLRSLIGRFRTWSRVSSLALFLTGGHLAGTQYTAESLLGTSRGYLVVTMVVLWFVMTGLIEVGSGRLVDGLDERKVREPARAATPFLTAAAVAGVGLLVIGGVLL, from the coding sequence ATGGCGACCATCGACACGGCGATAAACGCGACACACCTCTTGTTCGCCGGACTGTGGGCTGGAAGCGTGCTCTTCGTCGCGCGGGGGCTGTTGCCCGCGGCGCGGGACGGTGACATCGACGCGGCGCCGCTCCGGTCGCTGATCGGTCGGTTCCGGACGTGGTCGCGCGTCTCGTCGCTGGCGCTCTTTCTGACCGGCGGCCACCTCGCGGGGACCCAGTACACGGCCGAGAGCCTGCTCGGCACCTCGCGTGGCTACCTCGTCGTCACGATGGTGGTGCTCTGGTTCGTCATGACCGGCCTGATCGAAGTCGGCTCGGGACGGCTCGTCGACGGACTCGACGAGCGGAAGGTCCGGGAGCCGGCGCGGGCGGCGACGCCGTTTCTCACCGCAGCGGCCGTCGCGGGCGTCGGCCTGCTCGTCATCGGCGGGGTGCTGCTCTGA
- a CDS encoding OsmC family protein gives MTEDLRETQEPLKETYESDPEAAQVTLTATGERADATSCSVEVGEAVYEAQLHEGAGGSGTAACSGDLLLGALAACSQLTAQAVIENFGVEADVSVEVAGDLDLRGTMGVADVPVGFQAIRMDVTLQGDLNPETAASIRDATERYCVVYRTLVESPDVTTEWTFERSAEDEI, from the coding sequence ATGACGGAGGACCTCCGCGAGACACAGGAGCCGTTGAAGGAAACCTACGAGTCGGACCCCGAGGCGGCGCAGGTGACGCTGACGGCGACGGGCGAACGGGCGGACGCGACGAGCTGTAGCGTCGAGGTGGGCGAGGCCGTCTACGAGGCACAGCTCCACGAGGGCGCGGGCGGATCGGGCACGGCGGCGTGTTCGGGGGACCTGTTGCTCGGCGCGCTCGCGGCCTGTTCGCAGTTGACCGCACAGGCGGTGATCGAGAACTTCGGCGTCGAGGCCGACGTGTCGGTCGAGGTGGCCGGCGACCTGGACCTCCGGGGCACGATGGGCGTCGCCGACGTGCCCGTGGGGTTCCAGGCGATCCGGATGGACGTGACGCTACAGGGGGATCTGAACCCGGAGACGGCGGCGTCGATTCGGGACGCGACCGAGCGGTACTGCGTCGTCTACCGGACGCTCGTCGAGTCGCCGGACGTGACTACCGAGTGGACGTTCGAGAGAAGCGCCGAGGATGAGATTTGA
- a CDS encoding Rieske 2Fe-2S domain-containing protein: MTGFERVAAADAVRESSPQVVSVGGRTVGLFHHEGSFHAVDNRCPHMGFPLSEGSVDAGVLTCPWHHARFELSCGDTFDPFADDVPTFPVEVRDGEVYVDPDPDPETPPADRWKERLEHGLREALDLVIAKATLGLDGADVPPTVPLTVGTTFGADYRRDGWGSGLTTLAAMGNLAEDLRPADRRRARYVGLGAVADDCADEPPFFAQDRLATDRVPPDRLIEWFRETIDLRDADGAERVVRTAVAECDRSTLAAMFVAAATDHRYLDSGHRLDFVNKAFELLDRIGWEHADRVLPTLVPALADADRAEERSSWRQPIDVAGLVTDAAADLPDLVAAGAGRTWTEPEDFVERLLDDDPHAALSALTDAVAAGASADALARTVARAAARRVAQFGTANEFRDWNTVHHTYTYANAVCGLAARTDAPETYRAVFDGAVSVYLDRFLNTPPVPLPDPDGDRDPDATLTDLLETFEVEADDTVGRAGRLTAEFLASGGDAARLKRALGEVLLREDAGFHPRQNVEAAFTRHGAVVDDDPAAARLHLVATARYLAAHTPTRREGEQTFRIAERLDRGEAIHEA, translated from the coding sequence ATGACCGGTTTCGAGCGGGTGGCGGCCGCCGACGCGGTCCGCGAGTCGAGTCCGCAGGTCGTCAGCGTCGGCGGGCGGACGGTCGGCCTGTTCCACCACGAGGGGTCGTTCCACGCGGTCGACAACCGCTGTCCGCACATGGGGTTCCCGCTCAGCGAGGGCTCCGTCGACGCGGGCGTCCTCACCTGCCCGTGGCACCACGCGCGGTTCGAACTCTCCTGTGGCGACACCTTCGACCCCTTCGCCGACGACGTCCCCACTTTCCCCGTCGAGGTGCGGGACGGCGAGGTGTACGTCGACCCGGACCCGGATCCCGAGACGCCGCCGGCCGACCGCTGGAAGGAACGCCTCGAACATGGCCTCCGGGAGGCCCTGGACCTCGTGATCGCCAAGGCGACCCTCGGCCTCGACGGCGCGGACGTGCCGCCGACCGTCCCGTTGACGGTCGGGACGACCTTCGGGGCCGACTACCGGCGGGACGGATGGGGAAGCGGGCTGACGACCCTCGCCGCGATGGGGAACCTGGCCGAGGACCTGCGGCCCGCCGACCGTCGCCGGGCGCGCTACGTCGGCCTCGGGGCGGTCGCGGACGACTGCGCGGACGAACCGCCGTTCTTCGCGCAGGACCGGCTGGCGACCGACCGGGTCCCGCCCGACCGCCTGATCGAGTGGTTCCGGGAGACGATCGACCTGCGCGACGCCGACGGGGCCGAGCGGGTGGTGCGGACGGCCGTCGCCGAGTGCGACCGGTCGACGCTCGCGGCGATGTTCGTCGCCGCGGCGACCGACCACCGGTATCTCGACTCCGGACACCGCCTCGATTTCGTGAACAAGGCCTTCGAGTTGCTGGACCGAATCGGCTGGGAACACGCCGACAGGGTCCTCCCGACGCTCGTGCCGGCGCTGGCCGACGCCGACCGGGCCGAGGAGCGGTCGTCGTGGCGCCAACCGATCGACGTGGCGGGGCTCGTCACGGACGCCGCCGCCGACCTGCCGGACCTGGTCGCGGCCGGGGCGGGGCGGACCTGGACCGAACCCGAGGACTTCGTCGAGCGACTCCTCGACGACGACCCGCACGCGGCGCTGTCGGCGTTGACCGACGCCGTCGCGGCGGGGGCGAGCGCCGACGCACTCGCGCGGACGGTCGCCCGCGCGGCCGCCCGCCGCGTCGCGCAGTTCGGCACGGCCAACGAGTTCCGCGACTGGAACACCGTCCACCACACCTACACCTACGCCAACGCGGTCTGCGGGCTGGCGGCACGGACGGACGCCCCCGAGACGTACCGGGCCGTCTTCGACGGCGCCGTGAGCGTCTACCTCGACCGCTTTCTCAACACGCCGCCGGTCCCGCTTCCGGATCCGGACGGCGACCGTGACCCGGACGCGACGCTGACGGACCTGCTGGAGACCTTCGAGGTCGAGGCCGACGACACCGTCGGCCGCGCCGGGCGCCTGACCGCCGAGTTCCTGGCGTCGGGGGGCGACGCCGCCCGGCTGAAACGCGCGCTCGGGGAGGTTCTGCTCCGCGAGGACGCCGGTTTCCACCCCCGACAGAACGTCGAGGCGGCGTTTACCCGCCACGGCGCGGTCGTCGACGACGACCCGGCGGCCGCACGGCTCCACCTCGTCGCGACGGCCCGCTACCTCGCCGCCCACACGCCGACGCGGCGGGAGGGCGAACAGACCTTCCGGATCGCGGAACGCCTCGACCGCGGGGAGGCCATCCACGAGGCGTGA
- a CDS encoding LLM class flavin-dependent oxidoreductase, whose protein sequence is MTLGRGVVVPDGPVSDAREFAVRCESLGYDACWTGELWGRDAFVTLTAVADAVDDLVLGTAIVNVFSRSPATLAAAAASLASVAPAGVRLGLGPSTRTAVEGLHGRDYDRPVRRLHETAELVAALAGGTGRVDYDGETVSVADVPALDADVPVYTAALGPAARRATGRVADGWLPHNVPFPELSDAFETVAATAREAGRDPDAVAVAPYVPAAVDADPEAARGAIRDHLAYYVGSGEGYRRAVATAFPDEAERIAAAWGEGARDAARAAVTAEMVDALGVAGRPETARERFEAVANLDVVDHPIVVVPDGVDDATAERTVAALAP, encoded by the coding sequence ATGACCCTCGGACGTGGCGTCGTCGTCCCGGACGGGCCGGTGTCCGACGCCCGCGAGTTCGCCGTTCGGTGTGAATCGCTCGGCTACGACGCCTGCTGGACCGGCGAACTCTGGGGACGGGACGCCTTCGTCACGCTCACGGCCGTCGCCGACGCCGTCGACGACCTCGTCCTCGGCACCGCCATCGTCAACGTCTTCTCCCGGTCGCCGGCGACGCTCGCGGCCGCCGCCGCCTCGCTCGCGTCCGTGGCGCCGGCGGGCGTCCGCCTCGGCCTCGGGCCCAGTACGCGGACGGCGGTCGAGGGTCTCCACGGCCGCGACTACGACCGCCCGGTACGGCGTCTCCACGAGACGGCCGAACTCGTCGCCGCCCTCGCCGGCGGCACGGGCCGTGTCGACTACGACGGCGAGACCGTCTCCGTCGCCGACGTGCCGGCGCTCGACGCCGACGTGCCGGTCTACACCGCGGCCCTCGGCCCCGCGGCCCGCCGGGCGACCGGCCGCGTCGCCGACGGCTGGCTCCCCCACAACGTCCCCTTCCCGGAACTGTCCGACGCCTTCGAGACGGTCGCCGCGACGGCCCGCGAGGCCGGCCGCGACCCCGACGCCGTCGCCGTCGCTCCCTACGTCCCCGCGGCGGTCGACGCGGACCCCGAGGCGGCCCGCGGCGCGATCCGCGACCACCTCGCCTACTACGTCGGGAGTGGCGAGGGGTACCGCCGCGCCGTGGCGACGGCGTTCCCCGACGAGGCCGAGCGGATCGCCGCGGCGTGGGGGGAGGGAGCGCGCGACGCCGCCCGGGCGGCCGTCACCGCCGAGATGGTCGACGCGCTAGGGGTCGCCGGTCGCCCCGAGACGGCGCGGGAGCGGTTCGAGGCGGTCGCTAACCTCGACGTGGTGGATCACCCCATCGTGGTCGTCCCGGACGGTGTCGACGACGCGACGGCCGAGCGCACCGTCGCGGCGCTTGCCCCCTAG
- a CDS encoding NOB1 family endonuclease has protein sequence MHVLDSSAFIHEYHTAEEMASIPAVEEELEDESAYRYDAMEGAGMHIHIPADNTVETIERAAAETGDAEELSDTDVRLIAAAFELDGTLVTDDYAMQNVAEHLGVVVEVIAREGISEQREWRFQCQGCGREFDEHRDRCPICGSDLSRKNPA, from the coding sequence ATGCACGTCCTCGACTCTTCTGCGTTCATCCACGAGTATCACACCGCCGAGGAGATGGCTTCGATCCCCGCCGTCGAGGAGGAACTCGAAGACGAGAGCGCCTACCGCTACGACGCGATGGAGGGCGCGGGGATGCACATCCACATCCCGGCGGACAACACCGTCGAGACCATCGAGCGCGCGGCCGCCGAGACGGGCGACGCGGAGGAACTCTCGGACACCGACGTGCGCCTGATCGCCGCCGCCTTCGAACTCGACGGCACGCTCGTCACCGACGACTACGCGATGCAGAACGTCGCGGAACACCTGGGCGTCGTCGTCGAGGTCATCGCCCGCGAGGGCATCTCCGAACAGCGCGAGTGGCGGTTCCAGTGTCAGGGCTGTGGGCGCGAGTTCGACGAGCACCGCGACCGTTGTCCGATCTGCGGGAGCGACCTCTCGCGGAAGAACCCCGCCTAG
- a CDS encoding PRC-barrel domain-containing protein: MSDVLAENLSGKSVMGSDGTELGMLYNITMNLKTGALNDLLVSPNEEFPAADSRFQQDEEGRLHVPVSRVQAVKDYIVIDR, translated from the coding sequence ATGTCCGACGTACTCGCCGAAAACCTCTCGGGGAAGTCCGTGATGGGCTCCGACGGGACGGAACTCGGTATGCTGTACAACATCACCATGAACCTGAAGACGGGAGCCCTGAACGACCTCCTCGTCTCCCCGAACGAGGAGTTCCCGGCCGCGGACTCCCGGTTCCAGCAGGACGAGGAGGGACGGCTCCACGTCCCCGTCTCACGCGTGCAGGCCGTGAAAGACTACATCGTCATCGACCGGTAG
- the infB gene encoding translation initiation factor IF-2, whose amino-acid sequence MSDSDTRDRPDALRTPIVAVLGHVDHGKTSLLDKIRGSAVSEGEAGAITQHIGATAVPLDTISSIAGSLVDPDDFDLPGLLFIDTPGHHSFSTLRSRGGALADIAVLVVDVNDGFQPQTEEAIDILKRTGTPFVVAANKIDTTPGWNPQEGEPIQVSYEAQSDRASSRLDENLYEIIGQLSDSGFSADLYWRVQDFQGNVGVVPVSAVTGEGVPDLLTVLMGLSQRYMKDQMAIDVEGPGAGTVLEVKEEKGFGTTLDVVMYDGTIREGDEIVVGGMGDPIVTEVRALLQPKPLAEIRTEKRFDRVDSVAAAAGVKIAAPDLDDAMAGAPVRVVRDRDRELVVADVESELAEIEVETEEEGVVVKADTLGSLEAMANALVEAEVPILRAEVGDVAPRDVAVASTAAEAEHQVILGFNVDILSNAADELEESDVRLFHDDVIYQLVEDYETFVEERQRAQQETVLDKIIRPARFRILPDHVFRQNDPAVVGVEVLSGTLKNNTHVGRFDGNEFERLGQLSGIQKEGEDVSEARAGERVSVAIDGPTVGRGIDEGDELWVDLPEKHAKILEQELTDEIPADELEALQGFLDNHRRRDPFWGK is encoded by the coding sequence ATGTCAGATTCGGACACACGCGACCGACCCGACGCGCTTCGCACCCCCATTGTCGCCGTGCTCGGGCACGTCGACCACGGGAAGACCAGCCTGCTCGATAAGATTCGCGGCTCGGCCGTCAGCGAGGGGGAGGCCGGCGCGATCACCCAGCACATCGGTGCCACCGCGGTTCCGCTCGACACCATCTCTAGCATCGCCGGCAGCCTCGTCGACCCCGACGACTTCGACCTGCCCGGCCTGCTTTTCATCGACACGCCCGGTCACCACTCCTTCTCGACGCTTCGCTCACGGGGCGGCGCCCTCGCCGACATCGCCGTCCTCGTCGTCGACGTGAACGACGGCTTCCAGCCCCAGACCGAGGAGGCCATCGACATCCTCAAGCGAACGGGAACGCCCTTCGTCGTCGCCGCGAACAAGATCGACACCACGCCCGGCTGGAATCCACAGGAGGGCGAACCGATCCAGGTCTCCTACGAGGCCCAGAGCGACCGCGCCAGTTCCCGCCTCGACGAGAACCTCTACGAGATCATCGGTCAGCTCTCGGATTCCGGCTTCTCGGCCGACCTCTACTGGCGCGTCCAGGACTTCCAGGGCAACGTCGGCGTCGTCCCCGTCTCCGCCGTCACCGGCGAGGGGGTCCCCGACCTCCTGACCGTCCTCATGGGCCTCTCCCAGCGGTACATGAAAGATCAGATGGCCATCGACGTCGAGGGGCCCGGCGCGGGCACCGTCCTCGAAGTCAAGGAGGAGAAGGGCTTCGGGACCACCCTCGACGTCGTGATGTACGACGGGACGATCCGCGAGGGCGACGAGATCGTCGTCGGCGGGATGGGCGATCCGATCGTCACCGAGGTGCGGGCGCTGCTCCAACCGAAACCGCTCGCGGAGATCCGGACCGAGAAGCGGTTCGACCGGGTCGACTCCGTCGCCGCGGCGGCCGGGGTGAAGATCGCCGCGCCCGATCTGGACGACGCCATGGCCGGCGCCCCCGTCCGCGTCGTCCGTGACCGTGACCGCGAACTCGTCGTCGCCGACGTCGAGTCCGAACTCGCCGAGATCGAGGTCGAGACCGAGGAGGAGGGCGTCGTCGTGAAAGCCGACACCCTCGGCAGTCTGGAGGCGATGGCCAACGCCCTCGTCGAGGCCGAGGTCCCCATCCTCCGTGCCGAGGTCGGCGACGTGGCGCCCCGCGACGTTGCCGTCGCCAGCACCGCTGCCGAGGCCGAACACCAGGTCATCCTCGGGTTCAACGTCGACATCCTCTCGAACGCCGCGGACGAACTCGAGGAGAGCGACGTCCGCCTGTTCCACGACGACGTGATCTACCAGCTGGTCGAGGATTACGAGACGTTCGTCGAGGAGCGCCAGCGCGCCCAACAGGAGACCGTCCTCGACAAGATCATCCGCCCCGCGCGCTTCCGGATCCTCCCCGATCACGTCTTCCGGCAGAACGACCCCGCCGTCGTCGGCGTCGAGGTGCTGTCGGGGACGCTGAAGAACAACACCCACGTCGGCCGGTTCGACGGCAACGAGTTCGAGCGGCTCGGCCAACTCAGCGGCATCCAGAAGGAAGGCGAGGACGTCTCCGAGGCGCGGGCGGGCGAACGCGTCAGCGTCGCCATCGACGGCCCCACCGTCGGCCGGGGGATCGACGAGGGCGACGAACTCTGGGTCGACCTCCCCGAGAAACACGCCAAGATCCTGGAACAGGAACTCACCGACGAGATTCCCGCCGACGAACTGGAGGCCCTCCAGGGCTTCCTCGACAACCACCGCCGGCGGGACCCCTTCTGGGGCAAGTAA
- a CDS encoding DUF5811 family protein: MNGNTPYGGAPGVADAGKPSTDVELTQDQRQSLQRAVAGIVSQTRSYLPNSYTVGSELSYGSNGPTATVAVRPPAGHPVSAGFTPDIDDLEAGIGTDERDEVARGLAASAALQVMDAVGDGITPTAR, encoded by the coding sequence ATGAACGGAAACACGCCGTACGGAGGCGCACCCGGAGTCGCCGACGCCGGCAAGCCGTCGACGGACGTCGAACTGACACAGGACCAACGGCAGTCCCTCCAGCGGGCCGTCGCGGGGATCGTCTCGCAGACCCGCTCCTACCTGCCCAACAGTTACACCGTGGGCTCGGAACTGTCCTACGGCTCGAACGGGCCGACGGCGACCGTCGCCGTCCGCCCGCCGGCCGGCCACCCGGTCAGCGCCGGCTTCACGCCCGACATCGACGACCTCGAAGCCGGAATCGGCACCGACGAACGCGACGAAGTCGCCCGCGGGCTGGCCGCCAGCGCCGCCCTGCAGGTGATGGATGCCGTCGGCGACGGCATCACGCCGACCGCCCGTTGA
- the pan2 gene encoding proteasome-activating nucleotidase Pan2: MSRSPSLPDRPRLDLDPEMSDAERLDAIRQHYERMVRVNEELSERLDETDDRREELMEEVDHLKRRNEVLKTSSLYVATVEEVSDEGTIIKQHGNNQEVLTEPSPRIRKELAAGDRVAVNDSFSVQTVLDDETDSRAQAMEVEESPTVTYDDIGGIDDQVREVREAVEDPLLTPELFEEVGVDPPSGVLLHGPPGTGKTMLAKAVANETDATFIKMAGSELVRKFIGEGSRLVRDLFELAAERQPAVIFIDEIDAVAAKRTDSKTSGDAEVQRTMMQLLSEMDGFDDRGEIRIMAATNRFDMLDEAILRPGRFDRLIEVPKPNAEGRAQILRIHTRDMNVADDVAFAELADDLDGYSGADLASLATEAGMFAIRDDRTEVRMTDFLDAKAKIEENEDSGPVMAFTDYQY, translated from the coding sequence ATGTCACGGAGTCCGTCGCTGCCGGATCGGCCGCGGCTCGACCTCGATCCGGAGATGTCAGACGCGGAGCGTCTCGACGCCATCCGCCAGCATTACGAACGCATGGTCCGCGTCAACGAGGAACTCTCGGAGCGACTCGACGAGACCGACGACCGGCGCGAGGAACTCATGGAGGAGGTCGACCACCTCAAGCGGCGCAACGAGGTCCTGAAGACCTCCTCGCTGTACGTCGCCACCGTCGAGGAGGTGAGCGACGAGGGGACGATCATCAAACAGCACGGCAACAACCAGGAGGTGCTCACGGAGCCCTCGCCGCGCATCCGCAAGGAACTCGCGGCTGGCGACCGCGTCGCCGTCAACGACTCCTTCAGCGTCCAGACGGTCCTCGACGACGAGACGGACTCCCGCGCCCAGGCGATGGAGGTCGAGGAGTCGCCGACGGTCACCTACGACGACATCGGCGGCATCGACGACCAGGTGCGCGAGGTGCGCGAGGCCGTCGAGGACCCGCTGTTGACGCCGGAGCTGTTCGAGGAGGTCGGCGTCGATCCGCCCTCGGGCGTCCTGCTCCACGGGCCGCCGGGCACCGGGAAGACGATGCTCGCGAAGGCCGTCGCGAACGAGACCGACGCGACGTTCATCAAGATGGCCGGTTCGGAGCTGGTCCGGAAGTTCATCGGCGAGGGATCGCGGCTCGTCCGCGACCTGTTCGAACTCGCCGCGGAGCGCCAGCCGGCGGTCATCTTCATCGACGAGATCGACGCCGTCGCCGCCAAGCGGACGGACTCGAAGACCTCCGGCGACGCCGAGGTCCAGCGGACGATGATGCAACTGCTCTCGGAGATGGACGGCTTCGACGACCGGGGCGAGATCCGGATCATGGCCGCGACGAACCGCTTCGACATGCTCGACGAGGCCATCCTCCGGCCCGGCCGGTTCGATCGCCTCATCGAGGTGCCGAAGCCCAACGCCGAGGGACGGGCACAGATCCTCCGCATCCACACCCGCGATATGAACGTCGCCGACGACGTCGCCTTCGCGGAGCTGGCCGACGACCTCGACGGCTACAGCGGCGCCGACCTCGCCTCGCTCGCCACCGAGGCGGGGATGTTCGCCATCCGTGACGACCGTACCGAGGTCCGGATGACCGACTTCCTCGACGCCAAGGCGAAAATCGAGGAGAACGAGGACTCGGGACCGGTCATGGCCTTCACCGACTACCAGTACTGA
- the pepF gene encoding oligoendopeptidase F, protein MSSVPERGEIDAKDKWALESIFATDADWEAAFEDVRDRIDDLAAYEGRVTESPETLRELLELREDLLRDVATVSTYANLRSSEDTRESEYQAMSARAESLAADARSAASFVEPELQELDESDLEAFVEAEPALAEYEHYFDDVLRGKPHTRSKEVEELLADLSDVTDAASEVYSMLSNADMEFPTVEDPDGEDVEISLGNFTKLQKRPNREFRREVHEAFYDRWTEVRNGVGTALKKSVIKDVKLARARNYETAREAALDGPNVPVDAYDTLVETVRANLDYLHRHADLKAEALDVDDLRMWDLYAPMAAGDPPEISYEEAVGHVVDAVAPLGDAYQERMAEGLDSRWVDVYENRGKRSGAFSAGTYDTQPFILMNYQDDVASMFTLAHELGHSMHSELTNESQPWQYSDYDIFVAEVASTVNETLLTHHLLETVDDERVRRHVLDEYLERFRSTLFRQTMFAEFELRIHEVIEEGGALTPDRFDELYRDLKADFYEPAVVDDRIAREWMRIPHFYYGYYVYQYSTGISAATAIVDRIRTEGEDAAADYREALRMGGSAYPAEVLERAGVDTTDAAYIETALSTYGERLDEMERLIHER, encoded by the coding sequence ATGAGTTCGGTTCCCGAACGCGGCGAGATCGACGCCAAGGACAAGTGGGCGCTGGAGAGTATCTTCGCGACCGACGCGGACTGGGAGGCGGCCTTCGAGGACGTCCGCGACCGGATCGACGACCTCGCGGCCTACGAGGGCCGGGTCACCGAGAGCCCCGAGACGCTCCGCGAACTGCTCGAACTGCGCGAGGACCTCCTCCGGGACGTTGCGACGGTGTCGACCTACGCCAACCTCCGGAGCAGCGAGGACACCCGCGAGAGCGAGTATCAGGCCATGTCGGCCCGCGCGGAGTCGCTGGCGGCCGACGCCCGGAGCGCCGCGAGCTTCGTCGAACCCGAACTGCAGGAACTCGACGAGTCCGACCTCGAGGCGTTCGTCGAGGCCGAACCCGCGCTGGCCGAGTACGAGCATTACTTCGACGACGTGTTGCGGGGGAAACCTCACACCCGGTCGAAGGAGGTGGAGGAGCTGCTCGCCGACCTCTCGGACGTGACCGACGCGGCGAGCGAGGTGTACTCCATGCTCTCGAACGCCGACATGGAGTTCCCGACGGTCGAGGACCCGGACGGCGAGGACGTGGAGATATCGCTCGGCAACTTCACGAAACTCCAGAAGCGGCCGAACCGCGAGTTCCGGCGCGAGGTCCACGAGGCCTTCTACGACCGGTGGACGGAGGTGCGAAACGGCGTGGGGACGGCGCTGAAAAAGAGCGTGATCAAGGACGTGAAACTCGCCCGCGCACGCAACTACGAGACGGCCCGCGAGGCGGCTCTCGACGGTCCGAACGTCCCCGTCGACGCGTACGACACCCTGGTCGAGACGGTGCGGGCGAACCTCGACTACCTCCACCGGCACGCGGACCTGAAAGCCGAGGCGCTCGACGTCGACGACCTGCGGATGTGGGACCTCTACGCGCCGATGGCCGCCGGCGACCCCCCGGAGATTTCCTACGAGGAGGCGGTCGGCCACGTCGTCGACGCGGTGGCGCCGCTCGGCGACGCGTACCAGGAGCGGATGGCCGAGGGGCTCGACTCGCGGTGGGTCGACGTCTACGAGAACCGGGGCAAACGCTCGGGTGCGTTCTCGGCGGGGACCTACGACACCCAGCCGTTCATCCTGATGAACTACCAGGACGACGTGGCCTCGATGTTCACGCTGGCCCACGAACTCGGCCACTCGATGCACTCGGAGCTGACGAACGAAAGCCAGCCCTGGCAGTACAGCGACTACGATATCTTCGTCGCCGAGGTGGCGAGTACGGTCAACGAGACGCTCCTGACACACCACCTGCTGGAGACCGTCGACGACGAACGGGTGCGCCGACACGTCCTCGACGAGTACCTGGAGCGCTTCCGGTCGACGCTGTTCCGACAGACCATGTTCGCGGAGTTCGAACTCCGCATCCACGAGGTGATCGAGGAGGGCGGGGCACTCACCCCCGACCGCTTCGACGAACTCTACCGCGACCTGAAGGCGGACTTCTACGAGCCGGCGGTCGTCGACGACCGCATCGCCCGCGAGTGGATGCGGATTCCCCACTTCTACTACGGTTACTACGTCTACCAGTACAGCACGGGCATCAGCGCGGCGACGGCCATCGTCGACCGGATCCGGACCGAGGGCGAGGACGCCGCGGCGGACTACCGCGAGGCCCTGCGGATGGGTGGGTCCGCGTATCCGGCCGAGGTGCTGGAACGGGCCGGCGTCGACACGACCGACGCCGCATACATCGAGACGGCGCTGTCGACTTACGGCGAGCGGCTGGACGAGATGGAGCGGCTGATCCACGAGCGCTGA